The Penicillium psychrofluorescens genome assembly, chromosome: 2 nucleotide sequence CAACGGGCGTATCTACTGATTTGAACGGTAATTCAGTCCTCAGAGAGACATTTTGCACCTGAGGACGAACCCTAACTGTCGTTTCAACAGTCACCTACCTCAGCTCTGGCGGCAAGATTGGAGACCGAATCCTGGCGGTATGCTTGCTCTCTCATCCCGATGCTAAGATCTAGATCTGTACTGACTGATTTATTCCCAGGAGGTGACATGCGACAAGTGTATGTCGTCCAACTACATTGCATGTCTTCAGCTAACATTTGACAGTTGGCAAAACTCTTGCCTATACCTCGATCAAATTCACCAATACCAAGGGGGAGATTGTTGCCCGGGGAAGCCACACCAAGTGCGTATTAATGATTATCTTCTTGACTTATTCGTGCGAGAGATTTAATACATACATGCTTGTACAGATATGTCACCCTGGCATGGAGAGACCCGCAGAACATCGTGGAGGAAATCAACAAGGGGCAATAATCACGTATGATAGAGAAATCTCATgacgaaagaaaaagacccCGATAGAACCgtaaaagaaacaaaaatTCAAAACTCAACATTGGGGGGgtgaaaaaggaaatggGCATTCCTCTGCCAGTCGGAAAAGTCTTCGGCCATTGCACATCCTGTTGGAATCTTGCCCCATTCGTACTTGAAGTTAGAGTTATACCCTTTTCCCATCAccatctgctccagatccCGTTGCAAGGGGCGGAATCCACCATCCTCACGATCAAACTCCCACGGCTCTTCTCCAAAGCTCCAAGGAAGGTTGACATGAAAATTTTTAAGACGAAGAGAAATGAGCGGATTGATGAGTTTTAGGCAGTGTGTCTGGAACCTGCCCTCCTTTTCCAACCATGGGTTGAACTGCCACCAGTCGCCAAGCTCGTTATGCCTTCCGATCATCAAACTGTGAGACATGTCGATCGTGATATGGAGACGTGCAGGGATGCTGAGCTTCAGTTTCTCGACGGTTTCTTGCCACAGCTTGTAAgtgtcttctttttcccaGAGCCGCACGAATTCCCAGTCGAAGACAAATTGTACGGAGCGCAGATGCTTCAGAGCATTTACGGGGAGAGAATTAATAAACGGTGACAAGGGTTTGCTCAGGCGCAATGAGGACGGAGCATCTGTGCATGTCGAAGGGGGAAGCAACTTGAAATGATTTGCTGAATAGAAAATGCGCATCGCCATTTCATGCGTGTCTCGGTTGACAAGAAATAAAGAGAGAGGAAAGCGCCAGCATGAACATTGCCGGGCCAAGATGTACTTTTCGTCTCTGAACTGCCAACAACAGCGATCGCGCACTGAAAGGCAAGTTGAGCAATGGTTATGGTTTCTGTTGAGATGATCCCACCTAAACCCACTCGTCGGGGTCCAGACGAGATCATAGGTTGACACAAGATCAGTGTGCTGAAGAATCCGGTCCTGAAGTTCAGAGGGCAGATCTCCATACCGAACTCGCTGGATGGCCTTGGTTGAATGCGAGCGACCCGTCAACTGCATAGCGATGTCGCGCCCCAACGGATATAGTCGAATCTAGTCTTTCGTCGAAAAAAGGGTGCAGACGAACAGCGAAGCTGGCTAAGGTCGGTAATTTGATAAGAGGCTTCAGCAACTGCTCGGCGATGCCTCTACCGTTCACATCACGTATGACCGATAGGTGGAGGCGAGACTCTTCGATGTAACGGCTTAAGCGCTTGCAAGTGCGTTTCCAGTCTTCCTTGAGACTTCGCGGAACCTTGGatgggagggggggggggcgaTCCCTGAGCAGCCGAAGTAGTGGTTCCAGATCCATGCGTTATAATGGCAACCACTGCTATCTTGAAGGGTGATTCTGAGGGACCTCATGCATGCTAGGGTGCTTGGACGAAGCTGACTGAGCGCCGACAGACCACCTGGAAGACTGAGAGAGATCTGGAATTGGTTCTCAGAGTAGAACAGCAAGGTTGTCTCCTGGGAAAGAGCTCTCGAGGTATGAAGAAGTTGCACAGGTATGGACTGGTGTCTGATCAGAGTTGGGAGCTCGCAGGGGCAGAAACGGCGAATGCGGCGGTAGAACCTCCAGGGGTGATTCCGAGGGGGCGAGAAAATTGATGCTACAGTAGTGACGGGCTAACCTGGACGAATAGAAGCACAGGCATTGGTCAGAAGGGGAGAGACCGTTGCGTACGGAAAACAGATCAACCGGTCCCTCTTCGTTAGACATAGGGTTCAAATCAATGGGCCCATGCTGAAAAAGTCCTGCGTGGAGGTAAATTCGCAGGCGCACATTGTCTGGTAGGCCCATGAAGTTGAAGCTACCATGGGATATCTGGGAGAGAGGAGTGCCCTCAATGAGAGTCTGGTGTTCCATGGTGACAGTACGCATCGACAGAGAGAGCGTATGATGAAGAtcaaaagaagaacaggagaAGCCGTCCGCCTGGGGCTGGCCAAGAGGGCGGAGGGGATGGAtgggggaagaggaagaggaagaggaagaggaagaggaagaggaagaggaagaggaagaggaagaggaagaggaagaggaagaggaagaggaagaggaagaggaagaggaagaggaagaggaagaggaagaggaagaggaagaggaagaggaagacgaagaggaagaggaagaggaagagcgacTGGCTGTGACTGCCTGCGGTAACTATGGTAATCGAGGAACAAAGGCAAACAAAAGTAGAATTCGGATTGTTTTAATGCCAGACCACTCATTAGTATTGCTGTCCTCGTTATCGGGATAATTTCGAAAGATTGCACTACCAACTTTCCGTGCTAGGTATACCGACTGCTTACATTCCCAGATGTAGAGTTATCATACAAGATCATCATTCTCGTCGAggccctcttcctcgccatcagGCACGGCCTCGTCAATAGTCACTTGGCCCTCACCCATGGCCTTGACCTTCGCCTGCGTCATCTCGAACACGTACTGCCCGAGATGCTCGACGCTCTCCATCGGCGTGCCCTCCACGGTCGTGTCCAGGGTCCTCGTGGTTGGGAACATCTCGTTCGGGACGACCATCAGCTTGTCTGGGCGCTGAAAGAGACGATCGAAGGCGGGCTTGAGCTCATAGCAGGATTCGAAGACCTCGcgacggccgaggatgtAGAGACCCAGTCGAGCTCGAGAGAGAGCGACGGTTAGACGGCGGGCGTCGCGCAGGTAGCCGACTGTGCGGGTGCGGGTGAGGGACAGGAGCACATCTGTAGATGGTTAGGTCGTCCGCAGGATTAGAATGAAGATGGATAAAAACTTACAGTCATTCTGCTCTCCCTGATACCTGTCAACAGTGGTCACGATCTTGGGCATGCCAAACAAGGAATTCTTGGCGCAGCGATGGTTCAGCACATCGCGAATCAAAGCCGTCTGTCCCGCGTAAGTGGACAGGATCGAGATCTTCGCGGCCGGGTAGCCCAAAAGACGCATGTACTGATACAAGGCGACGGTGTACTCGGCCTCGCCCAGGTTCTGGATGAAGTGAGGTGTCGGCTCTCGCTCACCGTTGCCCTGGTAGTCAGGCACATTGATGAACTGATAGTCAAACTGGAATCCCGGGTTGGCCAGCGAGAACTCTGGTGCAGTTTCAACCACTGGCAAATCACCCAGCTCCTTGTATCGCCAGCGGAAGAGCTCGGCGATGTCGGGTCTGGCGCGCCCTTGCTTGTCCAACGTAATAGTCGGAACACCCAGACGTGCCAGACGCAGGAAGAGGCTCTGCTCGAAGTGGGCGTACTGGCGGAACGCGAGGTTCTGGATAATGGGAGAGTTCTGGTAGTGATCACCGCAAAGAACAACGCGCTTCAAAGGGAGTTCACCGTTCTTCATGTTCTGAAGAGCGGTGGGGATGAAGCTCTCGATCTCGGTAATTTGTGCGGCCTCTTCCATGACGACGTTGTCGTAGTGGAAACCAAGGTCGGCGATCTCCTGGCGCCGCATGGCTGCGTGGGTAGACGTCATCGCAATGATCCGTGCCTCCTTGATCAGAAGGTAGTTGGCTTTGTCCCGGGGTTGGCGTAGAATCTCAAATGGCCGGATATCCTCGAGCTCGGAGAAGATGCGAGCAATGTGCCGCTGACAACCTGCAGCAACATCCAACGTCGCCTCTTTCGAAGAAGACGGGTCGAACAAAGGCTGCGGAGCATTTGAGAAATACGAGTGGAATGGGAATGAAGCAACAATCTCTTCATTCGAAGCAGTCTCAGACCCAGCTTGATCCCAAAACTTAGCCCATGCTGGTTGGACATAGACCGTGTTGAAGTACCCGGCTGTCTCGCAGGAATTGCCATGCGCGCCTTCTGCCCCCATCGAAGCTGCCAGTCGCATCACCTCTGAGAGGTAGTTGTTGCGATTGTCGAGGAAGGACTCAACTCGGCCATACTTGCTGTAGCTGGTTTCCGTGTCCAATTCTTCCTCGCCACGACCCAGTCGCAGCAGATGGcgctcgtcgatgtcgaggGCGATAATCTTCTGGAATAATTGGTTGAGTGCCTGATTGCTGTGCGCAATAAGCAGGGTGCGTTCACTGGGGAAATTATGGTAGAGATTGTTGATGATCTGTGTTGCAACATCCGTCTTGCCAGTACCAGGTGGCCCCACAATGACAGTAAGACCAGGCTGTGTCCCAGACGCGATTGCTTCCACCTGCGCAGGCGTGAAGCGTACGGTGTTAATTTTGGGCGTATCAACCGGATAAGGTCCGGGGTTAGGTGGCTTGTACGTAGAAACGCGCATGGTGCTTGGTTCCTGTTGCGACTGCTCGGCctgtcctcgtcgtcgcttTTTCAAAGGACCAGTAGCATCCACTGCTGGTTGGTCATCGACGTATTCGAGGACGTACGGAGGACCAAAACTCGAAGTCTCTTGGCCTGACGGTTCAATAATCTTGCCCGAGAAGCTCTCCACCAAGTGCGACCAATCCAACAGAGTGTCACGGAAATCAATGTGATCTAGGCGGTTTGGTAGCTGAGTGTAGTGAGCGCTGGAAGGATCGCCGTATCCCAGGAAGATGTCCTGAAGCCACGAAGGCAGTGTCATGTCAGAGACGATGAGCTTTTGCATGGTATCCAGAATCGACTTGAAATTGTTCTCCCGACCCTTTCTCCGGGCAACAATGTTGATCAAGGGATAGATATCTGGCTTGCCATGCTGTTGACGATCCTTGTCAGAGGTAAAAGCAGAAGCATCCAGATTGACCAGCAACCTCCTCAGCCGCGGTCTGGAATTGTATCCATTGCTCTGGCCAGTCTGCGACTGCCGCAATGGACGACCTTGTTCGTCAAGCACCTGCACGATTTCCGCCGTCCGAAGGTGGGTCATACGTGGACCATCCGTTTCCTGGCCGAGTTGCGCAGGGGACTCTGTCTGCACAGCCATCAAGTAGACGACATCATCTGGTCGCAGAGAATCCCATTCTTTGCGCACATGATCCGCCAGTCTACCCACCTCGATTGCGATCTCAGCGCGAACAAAAGCTGGATTTGTGAATCCGACCTTTGCCGGTGCAACCTCAATAATGGCAGGTTTGGAAATGGGGATTGCCATACGAGAAAATCCCTCAAATTTCAAGCTACCATCCCGGTTTGCACGGGGCTGCAGTCGCTTGACAATGGCTTCCATATCTTTGCGAATCTGGAAAAATGCCTCTGAGCGATATAGAAGAAACGAGCGCCAAAGGAAGTCTCCAAGACTCAGGTATTGAAGATTCAACTTCGGGATCGCAAGCGGGCGTGATCCATCGTACGCCTCGTTCCTCAGCAGGGCCAGGTCGTAAAGATCTTTTTCTGTAGGAACAATGCTCAGTCGTGAAGCAGCTTCCTGGAAGGATGGCTTTCGTTCATAGAATGACAACAAAACTTCAAGGAACAGATGGCGGTCGGGATTGACGTTCGCCGACTTGGGATAGTTTGTTCGGAAGCCAAGATGGGAACAGAGACTCTCAAGCTCCGACTCCTCCAATGACGATAGCTGCCCTTCCAGTTCCGATCGCTGATCGACAGATCCTAGGTTGGACAGCGCTAGAATCATGAGCTTTTCCTTGAAAAACTTCATCGACGTTCTTTGAAAATGCGC carries:
- a CDS encoding uncharacterized protein (ID:PFLUO_003639-T1.cds;~source:funannotate), with the protein product MAQSLDSRPAVVDFREDSPWVKLAKAHWLDTKVRKAKPDVIHKQLWLPLQEEGFTTRSLLILENLNILEKFLWPTYTEDASNDHVLLIALIVSVKNREHLPIWDIFSDRADDFSSLFHRILSMSIDQSLPAQSRLAIISFIIGAFQSLENVLIRKECAPLVSISIWHNLASDDARDRVIAKSPTLRKAWRAAGKRYDAGDEAAQSKMRFERSWLYTMLLDFVQKLNGPEKDQKDNVLYCERFLELLVDLESQLPTRRYVNTLVKDLNLLPVLRLSGLYRNVENALLRDFYNLLQHFVHFAIDDYSGEALSPQAVYDRHCQELAHFQRTSMKFFKEKLMILALSNLGSVDQRSELEGQLSSLEESELESLCSHLGFRTNYPKSANVNPDRHLFLEVLLSFYERKPSFQEAASRLSIVPTEKDLYDLALLRNEAYDGSRPLAIPKLNLQYLSLGDFLWRSFLLYRSEAFFQIRKDMEAIVKRLQPRANRDGSLKFEGFSRMAIPISKPAIIEVAPAKVGFTNPAFVRAEIAIEVGRLADHVRKEWDSLRPDDVVYLMAVQTESPAQLGQETDGPRMTHLRTAEIVQVLDEQGRPLRQSQTGQSNGYNSRPRLRRLLVNLDASAFTSDKDRQQHGKPDIYPLINIVARRKGRENNFKSILDTMQKLIVSDMTLPSWLQDIFLGYGDPSSAHYTQLPNRLDHIDFRDTLLDWSHLVESFSGKIIEPSGQETSSFGPPYVLEYVDDQPAVDATGPLKKRRRGQAEQSQQEPSTMRVSTYKPPNPGPYPVDTPKINTVRFTPAQVEAIASGTQPGLTVIVGPPGTGKTDVATQIINNLYHNFPSERTLLIAHSNQALNQLFQKIIALDIDERHLLRLGRGEEELDTETSYSKYGRVESFLDNRNNYLSEVMRLAASMGAEGAHGNSCETAGYFNTVYVQPAWAKFWDQAGSETASNEEIVASFPFHSYFSNAPQPLFDPSSSKEATLDVAAGCQRHIARIFSELEDIRPFEILRQPRDKANYLLIKEARIIAMTSTHAAMRRQEIADLGFHYDNVVMEEAAQITEIESFIPTALQNMKNGELPLKRVVLCGDHYQNSPIIQNLAFRQYAHFEQSLFLRLARLGVPTITLDKQGRARPDIAELFRWRYKELGDLPVVETAPEFSLANPGFQFDYQFINVPDYQGNGEREPTPHFIQNLGEAEYTVALYQYMRLLGYPAAKISILSTYAGQTALIRDVLNHRCAKNSLFGMPKIVTTVDRYQGEQNDYVLLSLTRTRTVGYLRDARRLTVALSRARLGLYILGRREVFESCYELKPAFDRLFQRPDKLMVVPNEMFPTTRTLDTTVEGTPMESVEHLGQYVFEMTQAKVKAMGEGQVTIDEAVPDGEEEGLDENDDLV